The genomic DNA TCTCGCCATCGTCGCGCGCGCCGCCGGCCAGTGCGCCTTCCACGAGAAGATCCGCCTCGAGCGCGGGGACGGAGTCCTTCGCGCCGGCGGCGCGCAGCGACTCGGCGCCCCGGTGGAGGGTCCGCATCACCCCGGCCGCATCGATCCCGCGCAGCACGGCGCTCACGCGGGCCATTCCGTCGGCCAAGGGCGTCAACGTCACATGCCGCCTGCGGGCGGCTCGTTCGGCCCGGTCGCGGGACTTCTCGGGCTCGAGCTGCTGGACCAGCTGCTGGATCTCGTCGCGGAGTCTGCGATCGCCGGTGCCCTTGAGGGAGAGCGGGTCGGCACCGACGAGCTCATCGATGCGGGCGATGGTGTCCGCATCCGCGTCGGACAGTGCGCGCGCCAGGGTGGACGCCTTCCATGGGGGCATCCGTCCGTCACGGAGGAGGTCGTGGACGACCGGCATCTGCTGGACCAGCCGTCGCGCCGAGGCGAGGGAGAAGGAGGAAGACGACGTGGAGACACGGCGGGCCAGCCCGATCTCGTGCGCAGCGCCCTGTCCCTGCTCTGCGGCACCTGCCTCCCGCTGCCTGTCGGACTCACGGATCCGCTGCTCCGCCCTGACCTGCCAGACGGCGTCGAGCGACGCCATGGCCGATCGCAGGTGATCCAGACCGCCGAGCACGGCCAGCGCCTCCTGCGCTGTGCCCGGAGCGGTCTCGGGCAGAGGATCCCGTACGGAGACCGTCCTCGTGAAGCCCTGGAGAGTGGCGGCGAGGAGCTCGGCGAGCACCATCCGGGCCTCGGGGCTGCCGTCCAACTCGGCGAATCGTTCGGCGACGGCGCACAGGGGATCGTCCGCCGACGTGGGGACCCCGGGATGGGGGTCCTCCTCGTCGGGGCGGGCCCCGCTGTGCGTCGTGTCCATTCTTCGAGCGTACGCGCGTTCGAAACAAAGCGGAAGGCCCGGGGATGATTATGTGGATACCTTGGAAGGTGTGGATGGAATGGTGGAAAGGTCACCTGTGTGGAGGAAGGATGGCGAGGAATAATCCAGGCGAGTGGACGCGTCGAGCTCGAGGCCTGCTCGGGGCGCGCGAGGCCATGAGCTGCTTGAAGGGTGAGAGGGGCCCGTTCGCGCGAGATGCCGGAAGTGTGGGTGCTGGACCAGACTCCGGGGGCGTGCGGAATGCTGTGTCAAGCCCGCCCGCGATTCTGTGGAAAAAATGCGGTGGGGAGGAACGGTGAATTTCTGGTGCTGCGACCCTCAACGCCCCAGCAGCGTCAGCACCGCGGTGACCCGACGGTGCACGCTCGCGTCCTCGCTCAACCCGAGCTTCGCGAACAGGCGCTGTGTGTGCTTCTCCACCGCGCCGCCGCTGATGTACAGCCGCTGCGAGATCCCGGCGTTCGTCAGCCCCTCTCCCATCAGCTCCAGGACCTCTCGCTCGCGGTGAGTCAGCTCGTCCAGCGGAGACCGACGCCGGGAGGCGATCACCTGGCCCACCACGTCCGGGTCGATGGCCACACCGCCGCCTGCGACCCGCTCGATCGACTCCAGGAAGGCGCGGATGTCGAACACGCGGTCCTTCAGCAGGTAACCGGTGGCGCGCTCGCCGGACTCGATCAGCTCGGTCGCGTACCCGACCACGACGTACTGGCTGAGCAGCAGGATCGGCGCCTCCGGCCAGGTCGCGCGGATCTCCTGCGCGGCCCGCAGGCCCTCGTCGGTGTGGCTGGGCGGCATGCGGATGTCGGAGATCACGAGGTCCGGGCGCAGCTCGAGGGCGCGCACCACCAGCTCGGTGCCCGAAGCGGCGGAACCGACCACGGTGTGCCCCGCGTCCTCGAGCAGGAGGCGCAGCCCCTCCCGCAGCAGGGCGGAGTCGTCGGCGATCAGGACCTGCACGGGATCACCGCCTCGATCCGTGTTCCCCCGCCGCTCGGCGAGAGCACGTCCAGCCTGCCCTCGAGGGAGGCGACGCGTCCGGCGAGACCGGCGAGACCCCCGCCGGTGCGCATCTCGGCGCCGCCGCGCCCATCGTCCTCGATCCTCACCTGGGCATCATCCCCGATCCGGGCGACCTCCACCCGTACCGACCCGGCCTGGGCGTGCTTGGCGGCGTTGGTCAGGGACTCCGAGACCACGTAGTAGATCCCGATCTCGACGTGCTCGGGCAGGTCCAGATCCGGGCAGTGCACGGTGGTGGGCAGGGGGGCGATGGCGGCGAGCTCGGTGAGGGCGGCGGCCAGCCCCCGGTCGACGAGGATCGGCGGGGCGATGCCACGGGAGAGCCGACGCAGGTCATCGAGGGTGAGGCCGAGCTGTTCCCGGGTCCCGCGCAGCACCGTCTGCGCCTTCTCGGGATCGGAAGCCGCCAGTGCCTCGACCCGCGCGAGATCCATGGAGGCGCGCACCAGACGCTGCTGCGGCCCGTCGTGCAGATCCCGCTCGAGACGGCGCAGTGCGGCGGACTCGGCGCTGCGACCCGCGGCGCGCGACTCCTGGGTGCGCAGCAGGCGCTGCTGGTCCTCGTAGCGCGAGCTCAGCAGCCCGCGGGCCACCGCCCGGTGCGCTGAGGTGAGCCCGCGCACCAGCGGCCCCACGGTGAGCAGGAAGACCAGTCCGCCCGCGACCTGCAGGCCGATGTCGACGACCCAGGCGAGGGAGCCGGTGAAGCCCAGCAGCTCGCCCAGACCGTTCATGTCCGCCCCCGGGAGCACCTGCGCGAGGACGACGGTGGCCAGCGGTCCGCCGATGGTGGCGATCGCACCGACCGTCCAGGCCAGTGCCAGTGGGAACGTGAGCAGGACCAGCAGGAAGTTCACGAGTATCCACAGGGCGTCGAGCCAGGTCTGCGGATCCGTCAGCGGTACCAGGAGCCGCCGCATCCGCCCCGCACCCTCCGGGGCGCGCTTCGCGGCCGGAGTCGGCAGCTCACCGCCGAGGAGGGTGGGCTGGAGAGCGCGCTCGGCAGCCGCGAATCCGCGGGCGACCAGCGCGCCGAGCACCAGGATCGGCAGACCGATCCAGACGATGGCGGTGCCCGCCCCCGCGGCGAGCAGGGCGAGCGTGAGGGAGAAGCCGACGGCGCCGAGCACGAGAGCGATCAGCCCGTAGGCGAGGAAGCGTCCGATCCGGGCGGCCCAGCGGCCGACGGACCAGCGCTGCGGGGCTGTGGTCTCTGCCGTCTCGGGCATGGTCATGGTGGTCATGTCCCCACTGTGGCGCCGTCTTCTCGTCGGCCCCATCCTGCCACCGGGTCGGACGGTGTCGGGCTGGCCCGACATCTCGTCGTGGCGAACCGGCCGGTCTAGCCGTACGTGGGGTGCTGCGGCCAGCCCTCGGGGGAGTCCTCCCAGTCCTGTTGGCGGCCGTAGACGGTGCGGTCCATGATCTGGGCGATCGGCAGGATCGCCTCCGTGCCGCGCGCCGTCGTGGCGTAGGTGAGGAACACTCGCCCCTCGCGCAGCAGATAGTACGAGTAGCCGGGGATCGGCCCGGAGTAACCGCCGTCCTCGCCGCGGAGGGTCCAGCCCCAGTCGTCGTGATACGTGGTCCCGGCCGAGGAGACCCAGGTGTGCGGCCAGCCGCGGTGCAGGCGCCACGCGCGCAGCTTCTCGATCGGGGCCTGGGAGATCATCGCGAAGGCGATGCCCTCCTCGCCCAGCCGGCCGCCCTGGGTGGGCAGGTTGTCGACCGCCCAGGTGCAGCTGGGGCAGCCCTCGTCCCAGTCGGGGCCGAACATGACGTTCTGGACCAGCAGCAGGTAGCGGTCGCCGAACAGCTCCGACAGGTGCACCGGGCCCTCCTCCCCGGCGAACTCGTAGTCGGGGACCTCCACCATCGGCAGTCGCCGGCGCGCGGCGGCCGCGCGATCGCCCGCCCGGGTGACCTCCTTGTCGAGGACGACCTGCTGGGCCAGGGCGCGCTCGAAGTCCTCCCGGTCGACGACCGGCGGGGCGGCGGAGGGCTGGTGGGCCTTGGGGGATGCGGGACGGTCCGGGGTCTGCGGGGACGGATCGGACATGGCGGCTTCCTTCATCGGGGGCGGCTCATCCTGGCTCGACACGTTATCCCTGCGGGGAGCGGAGCACCAGGGGTCCGTCGGGCCATGCCGGGTGGGATGCGGGCTCCACGGCGAACACTCGCGTGTAGATGTCGTCGATGACCTCGTTCTTGGCGAGGTTGTAGTCCACGGGGCTCTCGGCGGTGCTCGCGGCGAGGTCGCGCTTCGCGCGCGCATACAGCTCACGGTCTGCCGGATGCGTTCGCAGCCAGTCCCGGAACAGCAGGTGCCGCAGGGGCTCGGGAGCATCGGCGGGGAAGACGTGCACGTTGGCTGCGCCGCCGGGCATGATGAACATGCGGTGCCCGTTCCACCAGGGTTCCCGGATGACCAGCGTGGCCCCGATCCGTTCGAGGGAGGGCACGTAGGTCCCCTCGGCGTCCGTGTCCTGGACGTGCACGTCCACGTCGAGGATCGGCTTCGCGGGCAGCCCGGCCACGGACGTGGAGCCGACGTGCTCGATCCGTCGGGCGACCGCGCCGAGCGCACCCTCGAGGCGCGCGCGCAGGTGCTCGAAGTGTGCGGGCCACGCCGGGTCCGGGGCGACGATCTCGATCGGCGTGGTCGGCGGCCAGTCGTCCCGGACGAAAGCGGCGCGTCCGACCTCGTCCCCGTCGACGTGACGACGGATGACCTCGGCGGGGTAGTCGGGATGGGGCAGCGTCATCGGGGCCTCCTCGGTGGCTGAGCAAAGCTCTCCACCATAGAGCGGGGGTCGCAGCCGCGCCACCGACATCTCAGCCCGACCCGACTCGGTGGCCCTGCCGCGCGCACAGAAGCAGAGACGGGCTCCGGTGCTTCGTGGCGGGAAGGTTTCCGCTCGGTGACGCCTTGTGCGCGGTCGGACGCGGCACTGGTGTGAGCCAGCTCGCACTGGCTAGGGTCGTGGAGGTCGATCCCCCTGACCCGAAGGTGACCACCAGATGCACTCTGCCCTGCTCCGATGCGACGTGCTCCGCCTCGATCTCCTCCGCCGCACCCTGCTCGTCGCTCTGCTCCTGACGGGCTTCCTGGGGGCCGCCGTCCTGCCGGCGTCGGCCGCCGACCCCGACGCTCCCACCGGTTCGTGGTCGGCCGAGACGCCCGCGACCATCGACCAGGCTGAGTTCGAGGGGCTCGAGGTGCGCGAGCCCGGTGCCTCCGAGGAGTACGACCGCGACGAATTCGGCTCGGCCTGGGAGGACTTCGACGGGAACGACTGCGATACCCGCATTATCTTGAGTTGAGTCGGGCTCTGGCGGGCCAACGGAGCATGTGACCTGCGCTGACGTCTAAGGCGAGCACGGAGAGCAAGTGGCTGGCACGAGTGGCACGGGCCATTGGAGGCGTTCCCTCGGCCTCTTGCAGCTGCGTTGACCTTGGGTCGTACATCGCGCATAAAGCTCCACCGGAGAAGTCGGGGACGGCTGAGCATGTGAAAGTGGGCGCTGGCGGTTCTCGGTGCATTGGCGGCGGGTCCGCAAATGTGGAGGCCGAGCCACGTAACCTTTTGCGCAGCGGTGCCATCGAAGAGCAGAGGAGCTCCACTTGCCCATCCCAGGGATCAGCGTCAGGCGCGGTCATGCCTCACGCCGGCCAATTGGAGTCGGGACAGTCGTCTCCGGTCGTCTCCGCCGGGCTTCCTTGTTGAAGTTCATCGATCTAAGGGTGGGTAGAGCGCGTTGAGAGTGCAGTTGCGCGTACTCGCTGACTACCCCGATTTCCGGCGGCTGTTCGGGGGCAGCTCAATCTCTCTCTTGGGTTCAAGCGTCACCACCGTCGCCCTGCCCTTGACCGCAGTTCTGGTCCTCGGTGCATCGCCGATGCAGATGGGTCTGCTGGGAGCGGCCTCATTCCTGCCTCACCTCGTCCTAGGCCTTCCGGCCGGAGTATGGGTGGACCGAACTTCATACCGTGGGGTCATCGTAAGTGCCGACCTGCTGGCCGCCGCCGCTTTGGCAGCCGTGCCTATTCTCGCTGCGACAGGGTTGCTGCAGATGTGGCAGCTGTACGTCGTCGTCGTGATCACCGGGACCTGCGGTCTGTTCGCCGCGATCGCGTCCCAGTCGTTCATGCCGCGCCTGGTCCCACAGCGAGCACTTCTAGCAGCCAACAGCACGTTCGCGCTCAGCAGCTCCGTCGTCGCCACCAGCGGCAATGCCATCGGCGGTGCCCTGGTCCAGCTGCTCACTGCGCCGATAGCGATTGCGGTCGATGCTGTCATGCTTGTCGTGTCCGCCCTTTCGAAGGCGCGAATCACCGTCACGGGACGATCGGCTGGCACGGAGCCGCCGAAGGATTCGATGCTCAAGGGGATCCGGGTTGGACTAAGGGTCGCCCTCTTTGGACATCCGGCGCTGCGAGCGACCACGATCGCTGCCACCGTCGGCGCACTGGGTGGCCAGATGCAGGCGGTGATCGTGGTGCTGTTCCTGGTCCGAGAACTTGACCTATCGGCCGGGTTGGTCGGTGCGACTATCGCTGTTGCCGGTGTTGCTGGAATCGTCGGAGCCGCCATCGGGGTACAGATCACCGGGCGACTCGGCAACGGACCCACCTTCATCCTCGGCATGACGCTGTCGAGTCTGGCCGGGCTCGTGATGGCTACTGCGGGAGGGCCAGTAGTCCTTGTGCTCTTGGTTCTGGTCATTGCGCAGCTCCTGCGCGGCTGGGGACCCACGCTGTATGGGATCAATCAGCAGACCATTCGCCAGGTCCTGGTCCCATCTGCGCTTCTCGCCCGGACACAAGCTACTTGGCGCTTT from Brachybacterium sacelli includes the following:
- a CDS encoding DUF899 family protein, which produces MSDPSPQTPDRPASPKAHQPSAAPPVVDREDFERALAQQVVLDKEVTRAGDRAAAARRRLPMVEVPDYEFAGEEGPVHLSELFGDRYLLLVQNVMFGPDWDEGCPSCTWAVDNLPTQGGRLGEEGIAFAMISQAPIEKLRAWRLHRGWPHTWVSSAGTTYHDDWGWTLRGEDGGYSGPIPGYSYYLLREGRVFLTYATTARGTEAILPIAQIMDRTVYGRQQDWEDSPEGWPQHPTYG
- a CDS encoding HNH endonuclease — protein: MDTTHSGARPDEEDPHPGVPTSADDPLCAVAERFAELDGSPEARMVLAELLAATLQGFTRTVSVRDPLPETAPGTAQEALAVLGGLDHLRSAMASLDAVWQVRAEQRIRESDRQREAGAAEQGQGAAHEIGLARRVSTSSSSFSLASARRLVQQMPVVHDLLRDGRMPPWKASTLARALSDADADTIARIDELVGADPLSLKGTGDRRLRDEIQQLVQQLEPEKSRDRAERAARRRHVTLTPLADGMARVSAVLRGIDAAGVMRTLHRGAESLRAAGAKDSVPALEADLLVEGALAGGARDDGETTRPRTTPGLDVGIVISDTALLGRGDDAECARLEGYGAIPAHVVTDTLRGTPPGFLRTSEDSHADEEVSAFYRRLYMQPSTGELVGMESRARAFPAGLARMIRWRDVTCRTPWCNAVIRQIDHVEPHHRGGPTSYANGQGLCVRCNLLKELGLWDLAPLGAEETADGSEGAEPSPRGISRPRG
- a CDS encoding MFS transporter — encoded protein: MQLRVLADYPDFRRLFGGSSISLLGSSVTTVALPLTAVLVLGASPMQMGLLGAASFLPHLVLGLPAGVWVDRTSYRGVIVSADLLAAAALAAVPILAATGLLQMWQLYVVVVITGTCGLFAAIASQSFMPRLVPQRALLAANSTFALSSSVVATSGNAIGGALVQLLTAPIAIAVDAVMLVVSALSKARITVTGRSAGTEPPKDSMLKGIRVGLRVALFGHPALRATTIAATVGALGGQMQAVIVVLFLVRELDLSAGLVGATIAVAGVAGIVGAAIGVQITGRLGNGPTFILGMTLSSLAGLVMATAGGPVVLVLLVLVIAQLLRGWGPTLYGINQQTIRQVLVPSALLARTQATWRFLVFGMQPIGAILGGTLGAVVGLRGTLIISSLVMLTGTGFALLSPLRTLRQLPRAET
- a CDS encoding GrpB family protein, yielding MTLPHPDYPAEVIRRHVDGDEVGRAAFVRDDWPPTTPIEIVAPDPAWPAHFEHLRARLEGALGAVARRIEHVGSTSVAGLPAKPILDVDVHVQDTDAEGTYVPSLERIGATLVIREPWWNGHRMFIMPGGAANVHVFPADAPEPLRHLLFRDWLRTHPADRELYARAKRDLAASTAESPVDYNLAKNEVIDDIYTRVFAVEPASHPAWPDGPLVLRSPQG
- a CDS encoding response regulator, with the protein product MQVLIADDSALLREGLRLLLEDAGHTVVGSAASGTELVVRALELRPDLVISDIRMPPSHTDEGLRAAQEIRATWPEAPILLLSQYVVVGYATELIESGERATGYLLKDRVFDIRAFLESIERVAGGGVAIDPDVVGQVIASRRRSPLDELTHREREVLELMGEGLTNAGISQRLYISGGAVEKHTQRLFAKLGLSEDASVHRRVTAVLTLLGR
- a CDS encoding sensor histidine kinase; the protein is MTTMTMPETAETTAPQRWSVGRWAARIGRFLAYGLIALVLGAVGFSLTLALLAAGAGTAIVWIGLPILVLGALVARGFAAAERALQPTLLGGELPTPAAKRAPEGAGRMRRLLVPLTDPQTWLDALWILVNFLLVLLTFPLALAWTVGAIATIGGPLATVVLAQVLPGADMNGLGELLGFTGSLAWVVDIGLQVAGGLVFLLTVGPLVRGLTSAHRAVARGLLSSRYEDQQRLLRTQESRAAGRSAESAALRRLERDLHDGPQQRLVRASMDLARVEALAASDPEKAQTVLRGTREQLGLTLDDLRRLSRGIAPPILVDRGLAAALTELAAIAPLPTTVHCPDLDLPEHVEIGIYYVVSESLTNAAKHAQAGSVRVEVARIGDDAQVRIEDDGRGGAEMRTGGGLAGLAGRVASLEGRLDVLSPSGGGTRIEAVIPCRS